A stretch of Myxococcus hansupus DNA encodes these proteins:
- a CDS encoding bifunctional nuclease family protein has protein sequence MFVAPLSAVLLALGGLLLFPAFTAPEALAALGGAPGQQPCVTEGEEDPKACSELVELEVQDVVPLEEAQAHAVVLATKDKGIVLPVFVDEASAISIAFRLAERQPPQPLAQDLLDDVVNRLGGKVTEVRIDDLRDNVYSGRVFLEQGQKKMTLEARPSDSIAMALTSHARIRVTRKVLTLAGITREEIEGLQKEGPGVGGSGPLDMTPGFPSPGAPNEPPIDMDLKGLPPGHPMPKTPPLGTGKEIEL, from the coding sequence TTGTTCGTCGCACCTCTCTCGGCCGTGCTTCTGGCGCTCGGAGGGCTGCTGTTGTTCCCCGCCTTCACCGCCCCGGAGGCCCTCGCGGCCCTCGGCGGCGCCCCGGGGCAACAGCCCTGCGTCACCGAAGGCGAAGAGGACCCCAAGGCCTGCTCCGAGCTCGTGGAGCTCGAGGTGCAGGACGTCGTCCCGCTGGAGGAGGCCCAGGCTCACGCCGTGGTGCTGGCCACCAAGGACAAGGGCATCGTCCTCCCGGTGTTCGTGGACGAGGCCTCGGCCATCTCCATCGCCTTCCGGCTCGCGGAGCGCCAGCCGCCTCAGCCACTCGCCCAGGACCTGCTGGATGACGTGGTGAACCGGCTCGGCGGCAAGGTCACCGAGGTCCGCATCGACGACCTCCGCGACAACGTCTACTCGGGCCGCGTCTTCCTGGAGCAGGGCCAGAAGAAGATGACGCTGGAGGCCCGGCCGTCGGACTCCATCGCCATGGCCCTCACCAGCCACGCCCGCATCCGCGTGACCCGCAAGGTGCTGACGCTGGCGGGCATCACCCGCGAGGAGATCGAGGGGCTGCAGAAGGAAGGCCCCGGCGTGGGTGGCAGCGGGCCCCTGGACATGACGCCCGGCTTCCCCTCGCCCGGCGCCCCGAACGAGCCTCCCATCGACATGGACCTGAAGGGCCTGCCGCCGGGCCACCCGATGCCCAAGACGCCGCCGCTGGGCACGGGCAAGGAGATTGAGCTCTAG
- a CDS encoding 3-phosphoshikimate 1-carboxyvinyltransferase translates to MSTTDKASRIRVDPSALRPAALTPPVSKSDAQRALVLGHLTGAWPLPSVQAEPDEDLPADVRVLRRGVEALRLPPDAVRDIDCADGGAPFRILVTQAAVTPGAQARFTGTPRLGERPHGPLFTSLREALSSAGLTLTDGAPWPVTLHAPRDTSNVTAVFRVPGSQSSQYASSLLLGCAALYLRERRPWRVEIEGGLTSAGYLELTLTWLRRFGFDIQSAPSSYTVAGYTAPASVPTLPGDWSSLGYLLLVAWKTGGTVVRADTGSAHPDDAMVRLIEQVGLRAVPTGETFSLKVEGQLSGGLRASGEECPDLLPTLAALACVLPAPSTLTEVGILRVKESDRLEGIRTLVAAFGGTTELQGERLQIHPPRTPPSGFEMSSQGDHRLAMTAATLCVLSGSPLTLTGPECVEKSFPGFWRQLSRAGVRITDAP, encoded by the coding sequence ATGAGCACGACGGACAAGGCTTCTCGAATCCGCGTCGACCCGTCCGCGCTGCGCCCCGCCGCGCTCACGCCGCCGGTGTCCAAGTCGGACGCGCAGCGGGCGCTGGTGCTGGGGCACCTCACGGGCGCGTGGCCCTTGCCCTCCGTTCAAGCCGAACCCGACGAGGACCTCCCCGCCGACGTGCGCGTCCTTCGCCGGGGCGTCGAGGCCCTCCGGCTGCCGCCCGACGCCGTGCGCGACATCGACTGCGCGGACGGTGGCGCCCCCTTCCGCATCCTCGTCACCCAGGCCGCGGTGACGCCGGGGGCGCAGGCGCGCTTCACCGGCACGCCGCGCCTGGGCGAGCGGCCCCATGGCCCGCTCTTCACCTCGCTGCGCGAAGCCCTGTCGTCCGCCGGCCTCACGCTCACCGACGGCGCGCCCTGGCCCGTGACGCTCCACGCGCCCCGTGACACCTCGAATGTCACAGCCGTGTTCCGAGTCCCGGGCTCCCAGAGCAGCCAGTACGCCTCCAGCCTGCTGCTGGGCTGCGCGGCGCTGTACCTGCGCGAGCGTCGACCGTGGCGTGTGGAAATCGAAGGGGGCCTCACGAGCGCCGGTTACCTGGAGCTGACGCTCACGTGGCTGCGGCGCTTCGGCTTCGACATCCAGTCCGCGCCGTCCAGCTACACCGTGGCCGGCTACACGGCGCCCGCGTCCGTCCCCACGCTTCCGGGGGACTGGTCCTCGCTGGGCTACCTGCTCCTGGTGGCCTGGAAGACGGGCGGCACCGTGGTGCGCGCGGACACGGGAAGCGCCCATCCGGACGACGCGATGGTCCGGCTCATCGAACAGGTGGGCCTGCGCGCCGTCCCCACGGGTGAGACATTCTCACTGAAGGTGGAAGGGCAGCTATCAGGGGGCCTGCGTGCGTCCGGCGAGGAATGCCCGGACCTGCTGCCCACATTGGCGGCGCTCGCGTGCGTGCTCCCCGCCCCTTCGACGCTCACCGAGGTGGGCATCCTCCGCGTCAAGGAGAGTGACCGCCTGGAGGGCATCCGCACACTCGTGGCGGCCTTCGGCGGGACGACGGAGCTCCAGGGGGAGCGGCTCCAGATTCACCCACCCCGCACGCCACCCTCCGGGTTCGAAATGAGCAGCCAGGGCGACCACAGACTGGCGATGACGGCTGCCACACTGTGTGTCCTGTCCGGTAGCCCGCTGACCCTCACGGGGCCGGAGTGCGTGGAGAAGAGCTTTCCGGGGTTCTGGCGCCAGTTGTCCCGCGCAGGTGTTCGGATAACTGATGCACCCTGA
- a CDS encoding citrate synthase: MAKDTLTITDNRTGKTYEVPIENGCIRTNALRQIKSGDDDFGLMGYDPAFLNTANCKSAITFIDGDKGILEYRGYPIEQLAEKSSFIEVAYLLLNGELPTPKELEQFNHLVTHHTYVHENVKSFMDGFRYDAHPMSMLSSTVAALSSFYPDAKNIKDPLSRRIQITRLIAKMPTIAAFSYRHTMGLPYIYPDNDLSYVANFLAMIKRIGTSTYKVHPVLERALDILFILHADHEQNCSTTSVRTVGSSEVDPYSAVSAGIGALYGPLHGGANEAVLRMLRDIGHISKIPEFIKSVKSGEGEKKLMGFGHRVYKSYDPRAKVIKRVADEVFEVTGKNPLLEIAVELERIALEDEYFVKRKLYPNVDFYSGLIYEAMGFQVEMFPVLFAIPRTVGWCAQWEEMVTDNEQKIARPRQVFTGAPRRDYVPMDKRAAK; this comes from the coding sequence ATGGCCAAGGACACGCTGACGATCACCGACAATCGGACCGGGAAGACCTACGAGGTCCCGATCGAGAACGGCTGTATTCGCACCAATGCTCTCCGCCAGATCAAGTCGGGCGACGATGACTTTGGTCTGATGGGCTACGACCCGGCGTTCCTCAATACAGCCAACTGTAAGAGCGCCATCACCTTCATCGACGGGGACAAGGGCATCCTGGAGTACCGGGGCTACCCCATCGAGCAGCTCGCGGAGAAGTCGAGCTTCATCGAGGTCGCGTACCTCCTCCTCAACGGTGAGCTGCCCACGCCGAAGGAGCTGGAGCAGTTCAACCACCTCGTCACGCACCACACCTACGTGCACGAGAACGTGAAGAGCTTCATGGACGGGTTCCGCTACGACGCGCACCCCATGTCCATGCTGAGCTCCACGGTGGCGGCGCTGTCGAGCTTCTACCCCGACGCGAAGAACATCAAGGACCCGCTCAGCCGCCGCATCCAGATCACCCGGCTGATCGCCAAGATGCCCACCATCGCCGCGTTCTCCTACCGGCACACGATGGGCCTGCCGTACATCTACCCGGACAACGACCTGTCCTACGTCGCCAACTTCCTGGCGATGATCAAGCGCATCGGCACGTCGACCTACAAGGTCCACCCGGTGCTCGAGCGCGCGCTCGACATCCTCTTCATCCTCCACGCGGACCACGAGCAGAACTGCTCCACCACGTCCGTGCGCACGGTGGGCTCGTCCGAAGTGGACCCCTACTCGGCGGTCAGCGCGGGCATCGGCGCCCTCTACGGCCCGCTGCACGGCGGCGCCAACGAGGCCGTGCTGCGCATGCTGCGCGACATCGGCCACATCTCGAAGATCCCCGAGTTCATCAAGTCGGTGAAGAGCGGCGAGGGTGAGAAGAAGCTGATGGGCTTCGGTCACCGCGTCTACAAGTCCTACGACCCGCGCGCCAAGGTCATCAAGCGCGTGGCTGACGAGGTCTTCGAGGTGACGGGCAAGAACCCGCTGCTCGAGATCGCCGTCGAGCTCGAGCGCATCGCCCTCGAGGACGAGTACTTCGTGAAGCGCAAGCTGTACCCGAACGTCGACTTCTACTCGGGCCTCATCTACGAGGCCATGGGCTTCCAGGTCGAGATGTTCCCGGTGCTCTTCGCCATCCCCCGCACGGTGGGCTGGTGCGCGCAGTGGGAGGAGATGGTCACGGACAACGAGCAGAAGATCGCCCGTCCGCGCCAGGTCTTCACGGGCGCCCCGCGCCGCGACTACGTCCCCATGGACAAGCGCGCCGCCAAGTAA
- a CDS encoding AMP-dependent synthetase/ligase, giving the protein MDLPKTVVHALHDRATQQEHRPALWTRRGGAYAPTSWFEYAQRVKRFALGLHALGVGAGQPVGILSFNREEWHVADLAAIALGGVPVGLYTTSSPEQLEYILGHCEATVLVVENEKHLRTGLALRERLPKLRHLIVMDAPTTLPQGVLRYADVLAQGAGADEKPYWDSVNTLKPEAMGTLIYTSGTTGHPKGVMLSHHNLVWTAKQLTDSVTFGGPESSSLVSYLPLSHIAEQIISLHSPLLNGVQVYFATSVDAMPQSLREVRPSFFFGVPRVWEKFKAKAEDGLNAQPPTKRKVVAWARRVASERNARVMRQQSVPMLMEAQYRLARRLIFGPLKERIGMDRVTFFATAAAPIGRDVLDFFASIDIVIHEVWGMTEVTGPGTVNTEAYTRLGSVGRAMMGVELRIADDGELLVRGGNVCMGYYKNPEATAELLADGWLHSGDVGQLDAEGFVQITGRKKDIIVTSGGKKTSPSNIEELLKALPGVGQAVVLGERRNYLVALLTLDAEKAKALAKTQGWPEDVALLAEDARVRQFLQERVERDVNPKLSRFETIKRFALLPKDFSVEGGELTPKLSVRRNVVAEKYARVIEGLYDESQPGTSSRTG; this is encoded by the coding sequence ATGGACCTTCCCAAGACGGTGGTGCATGCGCTCCATGACCGGGCCACGCAGCAGGAGCATCGGCCAGCGCTGTGGACGCGCCGTGGGGGCGCCTATGCGCCCACCTCGTGGTTCGAATACGCGCAGCGGGTGAAGCGCTTCGCCCTGGGCCTCCACGCGCTGGGGGTGGGCGCGGGTCAGCCGGTGGGCATCCTGAGCTTCAACCGCGAGGAGTGGCACGTCGCCGACCTGGCGGCCATCGCCCTGGGTGGGGTCCCTGTCGGTCTCTACACCACCAGCTCGCCGGAGCAGCTCGAGTACATCCTGGGGCACTGCGAGGCCACGGTGCTGGTGGTGGAGAACGAGAAGCACCTGCGCACCGGCCTGGCCCTGCGCGAGCGGCTGCCCAAGCTGCGCCACCTCATCGTCATGGACGCCCCCACGACGCTCCCCCAGGGCGTGCTGCGCTACGCGGACGTGCTGGCCCAGGGCGCGGGGGCGGACGAGAAGCCCTATTGGGACAGCGTCAACACGCTGAAGCCCGAGGCCATGGGCACCCTCATCTACACCTCGGGCACCACCGGCCACCCCAAGGGGGTGATGCTCAGCCACCACAACCTGGTGTGGACGGCGAAACAGCTCACGGACTCGGTGACCTTCGGCGGGCCGGAGTCGTCCTCGCTGGTGTCGTATCTGCCCCTGTCGCACATCGCGGAGCAGATCATCTCGCTCCACAGCCCCTTGCTGAACGGGGTCCAGGTGTACTTCGCGACGTCGGTGGACGCGATGCCGCAGAGCCTGCGGGAGGTGCGCCCCTCGTTCTTCTTCGGCGTGCCCCGCGTGTGGGAGAAGTTCAAGGCGAAGGCGGAGGACGGGCTCAACGCGCAGCCGCCCACGAAGCGCAAGGTGGTGGCTTGGGCGCGCCGTGTGGCCTCGGAGCGCAACGCGCGGGTGATGCGCCAGCAGAGCGTGCCCATGCTGATGGAGGCCCAGTACCGCCTGGCCCGCCGGCTCATCTTCGGTCCGCTCAAGGAGCGCATCGGCATGGACCGGGTGACCTTCTTCGCCACCGCGGCGGCGCCCATTGGCCGGGACGTGCTCGACTTCTTCGCCTCCATCGACATCGTCATCCACGAGGTGTGGGGCATGACGGAGGTGACGGGCCCCGGCACGGTGAACACGGAGGCCTACACGCGGCTGGGCTCCGTGGGCCGGGCGATGATGGGCGTGGAGCTGCGCATCGCGGACGACGGCGAGCTGCTCGTGCGGGGCGGCAACGTCTGCATGGGCTACTACAAGAACCCGGAGGCCACCGCGGAGCTGCTCGCGGACGGGTGGCTGCACTCCGGGGACGTGGGGCAGCTCGACGCGGAAGGCTTCGTGCAGATCACCGGCCGCAAGAAGGACATCATCGTCACGTCGGGCGGAAAGAAGACGTCGCCCTCCAACATCGAGGAGCTGCTGAAGGCCCTGCCGGGCGTGGGGCAGGCGGTGGTGCTGGGCGAGCGCCGCAACTACCTGGTGGCGCTGCTCACGCTGGACGCGGAGAAGGCCAAGGCCCTGGCCAAGACGCAGGGCTGGCCGGAGGATGTGGCGCTGCTCGCGGAGGATGCGCGCGTGCGCCAGTTCCTCCAGGAACGCGTGGAGCGTGATGTGAATCCGAAGCTGTCCCGCTTCGAGACCATCAAGCGCTTCGCCCTGCTGCCCAAGGACTTCTCCGTGGAGGGCGGGGAGCTGACGCCGAAGCTGAGCGTGCGCCGCAACGTGGTGGCGGAGAAGTACGCGCGCGTCATCGAGGGCCTCTACGACGAGTCGCAGCCGGGCACCTCCTCTCGGACGGGCTGA